The DNA region CGAGCAATCGCCAAGGATTTAAGGTGTAATTTTTGTTGCCGTGGGGTCTTGTACAGATTGAGGGGATCGTGAAGCAGCTCGCAACGGCTGGGGAGCATGAGAAGATTTCAGCGGTCATCACGCTGCTCACCAACGATTTCACCTACTCGCCGCAGGCAAACCATCGGAAGGTTTGCATAGACCGCTGTGGTTCATGCTTTAGGTGTTGACGGGGTCAGATTTGTTGAGTTCTGTGGTGCTTTGATGTTAGCAGGGTGGGTTGATTGGCCTTGCAGCAGTTACCGTCGGACTCACCAGTGAAGCAGCTCAGCATCTCGAGGTTTGCTACCGCTAATGTTTAACTCTTAAATTCTGTTTGGTTTATTCATATTCAAGTTCATGCAATGTCATCCTATATGCGGTGAAATCTATACGGGTAAAGGAAATCTGAAATCGTATGACTGTTTGGCTTTAAACCTGCATGCCTGATTTTTATGAGTTCTTGCGTAATCCTTAAAATGGCAAATTGGCAACAATGGATGCTGAATTGTCAACGGTGGCATCGACTTGTCATATCAAGCACCACCATTGGATCATGCATTGCTCTATTGGTGTATAACGTGCTGAATGGTGTCTATTAGTCAACTATACCAAATGCTGGAGTCTAATTAGTAGATGAAACAGGAAGTCAATGACTTCATTTCTACCGGTCTTAACTCTAAGTAGTTTAGCTTTCCTTTTACATCTATTGAGCTGGGGCTCAGGTATGAATTGTATATAGTCCATTCTATTAGTGCTTAAGGAAATTATGCTTGCTGATTCACCATGAAAATAGTTTACTTCTGTGGTTGAGATGGCCTCCCACTTTCAGCTACTTCCTTTCTGGCATTCTCTTAAAAAAAATTGCATTTGAGGTTTGGAAATATTAGTTCTGTATGGTGTTCTTCATACCGTGAACTCGTAGGATTTTATGGAGGCATGTTACTGCCATCTTATTGAAATTGATATGATGGATCAGGAGGAGATATTGATGAGAAATATTGCAAGGTTGTACATAATTTTCTCATCATGTGGTTAGAACTTGGGCATGTAGACAAAATTGTTAGATGGCATTGTGTGGTCATGTTCAAATCATTTAATTCACAGTTGCTGTTACACGTACCATAAACTGTTATTGTGCCGCTTACATGTCTACCCAGCAGAGAAGCACCATTTGTCATGTGGTTGTGCTATTATTCTGTTTTGTCCATTTGACCGTACACTAACTAAGCTCTGTTGTTTTGTGCTTCCAGCAAATTGTGCCTCCTGTGCTTAGTTCTTTCATGGACCAAGATAGCAGAGTGCGCTACTATGCTTGTGAAGCACTATACAACATAGCAAAGGTAAGCATTTAGTTCAGTGATGAAACATGAATGGTATGTTTGCTTTACACCAAATGAATTTCTATCTGTAGGTTGTAAGAGGGGATTTTATCATCTACTTCAACAAGATTTTCGATGCGTTATGCAAGCTTTCTGCAGATTCTGATGCTAATGTGCAGAGTGCAGCTCATCTTCTTGACAGGCTTGTCAAGGTATAGTCGTCTGGACTTTACGCATATATCCTAGAACTTGTCCCTTGTTCTCTTCTTAATTACCTCTGATAAGACAATTATTTATCAACCAGGATATCGTAACTGAGAGTGATCAGTTCAGGTATGCTGCGTATGATTTGGCTTTTCAATATTAGTTTTATGCTTATCTTAATGCTAGTGTTGATTTCTGATTTACCTTATCTTGTTTTTGCTCTTTAGCATCGAAGAATTCATACCGCTCTTGAGAGAGCGCATGAATGTGTTGAACCCTTATGTGAGACAATTTTTGGTGGGGTGGATAACAGTGTTGGACAGTGTTCCTGATATTGACATGCTTGGTTTCCTTCCTGATTTTCTCGATGGTAATCCCTCCCTTTTCTCCAAGTGCATTACTTCTATTGACTATTCAGCAACCTTTCTATCGCGACACCTGCAGGTTTATTCAATATGCTTAGTGATTCCAGTCATGAGATAAGGCAGCAAGCCGATGCAGCACTTTCAGAGTTTCTGCAGGAGATAAAGAACTCACCAGTAAGGCTGCTCTCCTGAAACTTGCTCTATATACCTGTGTCAAATCTTTTAACAGCATAGACATAAAAGACATCTTGTCGATTCATATTCCTCCAATTATCCTTTTGTCTTTGTATTAGGTTCTTTCATGTTTTATGCTTTCAATGCTGATTATTCTACCTTAAATGAAAAGAATGTAGATTATGGTCGTATGGCTGAAATACTTGTTCGGAGGGCAGGCTCTACTGATGAATTCACTCGGTTGACGTCTATCACATGGGTAATTTTGTCTTTTATGTTTTTCCTGTGATCTTAGAATTCATAGAGGCTATTTGGATACTTGCAGGAATGTTTGTCTGATGGTTTATCCTTTAAAGTGCAGATCAACGAGTTTGTGAAGCTTGGTGGGGAACAACTCGTTCCTTACTATGCTGATATATTGGGCGCTATCTTACCATGCATATCTGACGAGGAGGAGAAAATCCGAGTGGTATTTTCCTGTGTTATGCTTTTGATTCATATAATTGCTGCAGATGTAAACTGTGTGGTGTGTGCCTGTTCAGGGCTAAACttacattttttttttgtaCTTATTGACTTCTTTGTTTGCAAGGTTGCACGTGAAACAAATGAGGAACTTCGTGCTATAAAAGCTGATCCAGCTGAGGGATTTGATATCGGAGCAATTCTTTCAATTGGAAAAAGGTTCTCTACTCAATCCCTTGGATATGAAATTAAGTTTAGCTGTCAGGCACCTTCTTTGTGGTAATTTAAATTGTTTATACCCTACCTGTGCAAGTAATTTGAGAATTATATTGACATGACATTTGTGATATGGCATTGACATTTTCTCCCTTTCTTTACAGAGAATTGAATAGTGAACATGAGGCCACTCGAATTgaagcattacattggttcTCCACTCTGCTGGCTCGGTACCGTGTTGAGGTACTGAAAGACTATAATGCTTTTTTGGACTGCATTTCCAATAAACATCAACAAGTTATGACCTGCATGTTTTCAAGCTTTGACATTGTCCTGTTTTTAATTTGTCAACTTTGAATTGGACATATGAGAGTTGCAATTCATTTTGATTAAGAAAGTACCAAGAGTCATATGATTTATTTACATATTTTCTGGAACAGTTCTTGGCGTACCTGGATGATATTTTCGATCCACTTCTAAATGCACTTTCTGATCCTTCAGATGCGGTGAGTTTTTTAAAAGCCTTTCAAACTGCCATGTTTGTTTTGAATATTTGAAACTACACGTTCTGGTCTGTTGGTTGGCCGATATTATATTGCTATATGTATATGTGGTGATTTATAGTTAGGTATTTGATATTTGATAATTCAAGCCAGGGTTGGAACCATTTAGAGGGCACAGGTTGCTGTGGTGTGGTCTAGCACTGTAGCACCACACCGCACCACCAACAATAGATTAGTTTGCTAATTTGCTTATATGATAAGTTAGCTTCTTAGAGATGAGTGCTAAGTTAGTTAAGATATGGTGATTTCGTATGGTTAGATAAGGTCTGTTAGGTGATTTGTTACTTTAATTAGAAGGGGTCTATGGGCTATGACTATGAAGGCAGCCATGAATACTAGAGTTGAGGcaagaaagaaagaaataaaCAAAGCCCCCAGGGCATCTTCACCTCCACCCTGCTCCTGGAGGGCAGGCTTGGAGTAGCTTGTATCTAGTCAATTGCTTCTCGTGAATTGAGAGGATGAGCATGCTACTGCCAGTTATCTAAACATATCATCAGCCAAATTTGTAATCACTGATTTGAATATATTCCAATTGTTGTGCTGTTAGCTATTATAAATCCACTATGTTGCTCAAGGCTGAAAATCTGATATTCTTTGACGAACCTCGGATTGGGTGTATTTTATTTTAGCAGGAGTCTATGGTAGCTACGAAACCATGACAGACTACTTGCTGCTGTAGAGTATCTATATAGGTTTAACCACCACTAATACATTCTGCTAATGTAGCTTTGAGCATGGTGGATGTTTATCACAGCATTTTACTTGTGCAGGTCGTCCTATTAGTATTGGAAGTTCATGCATGTATAGCTGAAGAGCCTCACCACTTCCATCATCTTGTATCTTACCTAATCCGCACCTTCCACAACAATCATGTTCTGCTGGAGAAGTATGTAACTAAAGCTTACTCTGCTTTTTCAATCATATCTCTTGGTTTTAGGATGCGTGATTCAATATTTGGTGAACATCCTAGAAAATAATGATTTGAGGTACTTCTATAGGCGTGGTGCTTTGATAGTCCGTCGACTCTGTGTTCTTCTGGGTGCTGAAAAAGTATATCGGGAGTTCTCCACTATTCTTGAGAGTGAAATTGACCTTGATTTTGCATCCGTCATGGTTCAGGTGTGTGCTACTTTTCCAACATTCTTCTGCTGCCACATGTGATTGTGAGATTTATGTATTATTTTTTTAACTACCTGCAGGCTTTGAATTTGATTTTGCTCACATCAACTGAACTTGGTGAGCTCCGCTCTCTTCTTAAGAAGTCGTTAGTGGATTCCTGTGGCAAGGACTTGTTTCAGTCATTATATGCTTCGTGGTGCCACTCTCCAATGGCTACGATTAGCTTGTGTTTACTTGCTCAGGTAATGACTGATTTGCAAGTTGTGTTGCTTACTAGGACTCCATTTGATCTTTGGATGTGCTTTCTAATGTGTGCAGGCATACAGTCACGCGAGCTGTGTTATTCAGTCTCTGGGAGAAGAAGACATAAATGTTAAATTTTTGGTTCAATTAGATAAATTGATCCGTCTCTTGGAGACTCCAGTATTTGCTTACTTGCGTTTACAGGTAACTTGTTCTGATGATCCCTTCCTGCAAGGTTATGTTTCTGTTTCTCATGCGCCTTTGAATTCTGAAATTGTGGGCTTTCTACTTGGCTGATTTAATACGATTTCTTGTTCTACATGATCCATGACATGATCGTTATGAATCAATATCTGTACCCTGATGTTCATCTGTACATTTACTATATGCCCGCTGCCCTTTTGGTATAAGGTTCTCTCAAAATATTTGCCATCTCTTAATGCTTTGACATTCTCGATGCTGCAAGCAAACATGATGGGGTTTATGTGGTGCAACATGTTATGGAAACTGTGATAACATGTATGCTGTGCAAATTCTTTTTGTTTGTCTGGTACAAAGATTTAGCTGTTACACTGTTCTTACTAATCATTTTGGCATGGGAGCTCCATAACATACTTTATAAAAAATGCAGCTTCTTGAGCCTGGAAAACACACCTGGCTTCTGAAAACTCTTTATGGTCTCCTGATGCTGTTGCCTCAGGTATGTTCAATATGTCTCCTCCGCTGTGGTTCCTACAGCCTTTCTTTGCTTAACGTTTAATGAATGTTTAGGTAACATGAACTAGACAAAAAATTCATGCTGCATGCTCGAGCCCTGTAGCAATTGAGCTTCTTGCACATTTTCTAGAACCAGTTCATAAGCAAAAGACCAGATAGTTGTTGCAATCTTTCATTAAGATATGTTTCTCTTGAATGGACTTCACCTTTTGAAGGTAGTATTTTTATTTTGGTTGGAATAATGAATTAGTCTTGGCTATTCCATCCTTCTTTCCCCAATAAGAATATCTATTTTCCCAAAATAATGATTATTAATGTTTCCTAGTATAAGGATTGTTTGATACTTGGTACTAATTGTTAAGAGAGTCTGCTACAGGGAGACACATTATGATCGAACATTGAAACTATCTGTTGGAATAGCGTCTGATGTACGAAATTGTATTTCCATGGTCCTCATGTTCTGCTTGCTTCCACCTTGTTGTGCTTCTCCACTTTGCATGTGGGATGTGGTCTTTCTAGAATATATCCTTTTTGTTAAAATGAATTGAACTGTAGTTCATTGTTCCTCCTATGAGGTCTAACTTCTGTAACCAGATTCTGTTGGAGAGGTTACACAAGCTGCATGTGCCCTCTTGAACATTTACTAAAGGGAAGTTGGCACTCGTTAAAGTGTAATAACTTGGGCTTCATATCTTTATCCACTATTTTATGCAGCAAAGTGCGGCCTTCAAGATCTTGAGGACTCGACTGAAGACTGTGCCGTTCAGTGAAAATATTAAGCGCACATCTTCAGCAAATCCGTACTCTCAGATTCTGCAAGTGACAGAAGACGGCAGTCGAAACCAAGACACACAGAACTATAGTGCAATCAATTTCCCATCCCTTCTCCTGCAATTTGAAAAtatgcagcagcagcaccgaAACCATTTAAAGGGTCAACTGCAATCCCGCAAATCTGCTTCAGCTGCAACATTATCGCAggtcttttcct from Panicum hallii strain FIL2 chromosome 9, PHallii_v3.1, whole genome shotgun sequence includes:
- the LOC112874844 gene encoding protein VAC14 homolog isoform X2; its protein translation is MAADALTIIPGAVLRNLSDKLYEKRKNAALEIEGIVKQLATAGEHEKISAVITLLTNDFTYSPQANHRKGGLIGLAAVTVGLTSEAAQHLEQIVPPVLSSFMDQDSRVRYYACEALYNIAKVVRGDFIIYFNKIFDALCKLSADSDANVQSAAHLLDRLVKDIVTESDQFSIEEFIPLLRERMNVLNPYVRQFLVGWITVLDSVPDIDMLGFLPDFLDGLFNMLSDSSHEIRQQADAALSEFLQEIKNSPNVDYGRMAEILVRRAGSTDEFTRLTSITWINEFVKLGGEQLVPYYADILGAILPCISDEEEKIRVVARETNEELRAIKADPAEGFDIGAILSIGKRELNSEHEATRIEALHWFSTLLARYRVEFLAYLDDIFDPLLNALSDPSDAVVLLVLEVHACIAEEPHHFHHLVSYLIRTFHNNHVLLEKRGALIVRRLCVLLGAEKVYREFSTILESEIDLDFASVMVQALNLILLTSTELGELRSLLKKSLVDSCGKDLFQSLYASWCHSPMATISLCLLAQAYSHASCVIQSLGEEDINVKFLVQLDKLIRLLETPVFAYLRLQLLEPGKHTWLLKTLYGLLMLLPQQSAAFKILRTRLKTVPFSENIKRTSSANPYSQILQVTEDGSRNQDTQNYSAINFPSLLLQFENMQQQHRNHLKGQLQSRKSASAATLSQEIQRYEEAHSSSLSEISRLPSGAPKGIS
- the LOC112874844 gene encoding protein VAC14 homolog isoform X1; its protein translation is MAADALTIIPGAVLRNLSDKLYEKRKNAALEIEGIVKQLATAGEHEKISAVITLLTNDFTYSPQANHRKQGGLIGLAAVTVGLTSEAAQHLEQIVPPVLSSFMDQDSRVRYYACEALYNIAKVVRGDFIIYFNKIFDALCKLSADSDANVQSAAHLLDRLVKDIVTESDQFSIEEFIPLLRERMNVLNPYVRQFLVGWITVLDSVPDIDMLGFLPDFLDGLFNMLSDSSHEIRQQADAALSEFLQEIKNSPNVDYGRMAEILVRRAGSTDEFTRLTSITWINEFVKLGGEQLVPYYADILGAILPCISDEEEKIRVVARETNEELRAIKADPAEGFDIGAILSIGKRELNSEHEATRIEALHWFSTLLARYRVEFLAYLDDIFDPLLNALSDPSDAVVLLVLEVHACIAEEPHHFHHLVSYLIRTFHNNHVLLEKRGALIVRRLCVLLGAEKVYREFSTILESEIDLDFASVMVQALNLILLTSTELGELRSLLKKSLVDSCGKDLFQSLYASWCHSPMATISLCLLAQAYSHASCVIQSLGEEDINVKFLVQLDKLIRLLETPVFAYLRLQLLEPGKHTWLLKTLYGLLMLLPQQSAAFKILRTRLKTVPFSENIKRTSSANPYSQILQVTEDGSRNQDTQNYSAINFPSLLLQFENMQQQHRNHLKGQLQSRKSASAATLSQEIQRYEEAHSSSLSEISRLPSGAPKGIS